One Carboxydothermus pertinax genomic window carries:
- a CDS encoding IclR family transcriptional regulator, translated as MSLEEKELVEKENKSGAPAVEMAIKILTYLSRYRNKNRTLAEISRDLNINKSSCHRILKVLLDYRLVSYDKTTRQFSLGSYLIVLGSRASEFNDYLKIAKQYLKELAETTKQTCVLVEPIANNRLVYIAKEEPEAAVRITVSIGQSFPVTSASFGKCYLAFLPENEVREIVKEVGIKQFTDKSITNVEEFFQSLEVIREQGYAVSFEEHTPGVFGISAPVFDNSGSVRMVVSCIGLASSVNEETINFYADKVKTTAQKITAIFSDM; from the coding sequence ATGTCTTTAGAAGAAAAAGAATTAGTAGAAAAAGAAAATAAATCGGGAGCCCCGGCCGTGGAAATGGCTATCAAAATCTTAACTTACTTAAGTAGATACCGGAATAAAAACCGCACCCTTGCTGAAATCTCCCGGGACTTAAATATCAATAAAAGTTCCTGCCACCGGATATTAAAAGTTCTTCTGGATTACCGGCTGGTATCCTATGACAAAACCACCAGGCAGTTCAGCCTGGGATCTTATTTAATTGTTTTAGGTAGCCGGGCTTCCGAATTCAACGACTACTTAAAAATTGCTAAGCAGTATTTAAAAGAATTAGCAGAAACCACCAAACAAACCTGTGTCCTTGTAGAGCCAATCGCCAATAATCGCCTGGTTTATATTGCCAAAGAAGAGCCGGAAGCAGCAGTACGGATTACCGTCAGTATCGGTCAATCGTTTCCGGTAACCAGTGCTTCTTTCGGCAAGTGTTACTTAGCTTTTCTTCCAGAAAATGAAGTGCGGGAAATTGTTAAAGAGGTAGGAATCAAGCAATTTACCGACAAAAGTATTACCAATGTCGAGGAATTTTTTCAAAGCTTAGAAGTAATCCGGGAACAAGGTTATGCGGTGAGCTTTGAAGAACACACTCCAGGGGTTTTTGGCATTAGCGCTCCTGTTTTTGATAACAGCGGAAGTGTTCGCATGGTTGTATCGTGTATTGGGCTTGCTTCTTCAGTGAATGAAGAAACAATTAATTTTTACGCTGACAAAGTTAAAACTACCGCGCAAAAAATCACCGCTATTTTTTCCGATATGTAA
- a CDS encoding acyl-CoA dehydrogenase family protein — MDFTISEELQMMVQTVKDFVDNEVDPISQQIDEEDRVPEEIIQKARELGLFGLSIPEEYGGVGSIGMLGKCIIYEQLGRTANGFTTLIGAHTGIGTTGIVELGTEEQKKKYLPALASGEKLAAFALTEPEAGSDAASIKTTAVKKGDRYILNGVKHFITNGPDADVFTIIAVTDKNKGAKGGTTAFIVEKNFPGFKVGTIEKKMGLRGSHTSEIILEDCEVPEENVLGNIGEGYINALKILAKGRVGLAARCVGSMQKLLELATKYAQQRVQFGKPISSFQAIQHMLAEMAVDIEATKWFAYRVAWLVDQGAKVIKEAAAVKLFASEAYGRVVDKAVQIFGGMGYMKEFPIERYYRDARITRIYEGTSEIQKNIIASQILKELG; from the coding sequence ATGGATTTCACGATCAGTGAAGAACTGCAAATGATGGTGCAGACGGTCAAGGATTTTGTGGATAACGAAGTCGACCCTATCAGCCAGCAAATTGATGAAGAAGACCGGGTGCCGGAGGAAATCATCCAAAAAGCAAGAGAACTTGGACTTTTTGGTTTAAGCATCCCGGAAGAGTATGGTGGTGTAGGTAGTATCGGGATGCTCGGGAAATGTATTATTTATGAGCAGCTCGGCCGCACGGCCAATGGTTTTACTACTCTTATAGGTGCCCATACGGGGATTGGAACTACCGGGATTGTGGAATTAGGAACGGAGGAACAAAAGAAAAAATATCTGCCAGCCTTAGCTTCTGGTGAAAAGCTTGCTGCTTTTGCTTTAACTGAGCCCGAAGCGGGTTCTGATGCCGCCAGTATAAAAACTACCGCCGTAAAAAAAGGAGACCGCTATATCTTAAACGGGGTAAAGCACTTTATCACCAATGGTCCCGATGCCGATGTATTTACCATTATCGCCGTTACTGATAAAAATAAAGGGGCCAAAGGCGGCACCACCGCATTTATAGTAGAAAAAAATTTTCCAGGCTTTAAAGTAGGAACCATTGAAAAGAAAATGGGACTACGCGGTTCTCATACCTCGGAAATTATTTTGGAAGACTGCGAAGTACCGGAAGAAAATGTTTTGGGTAATATCGGTGAAGGATATATCAACGCTTTAAAAATATTAGCTAAAGGCCGGGTAGGACTTGCTGCCCGCTGTGTTGGTTCGATGCAGAAACTATTGGAGTTGGCCACCAAGTACGCCCAGCAGCGGGTCCAGTTTGGAAAACCCATTTCGTCCTTCCAGGCAATTCAGCATATGCTGGCCGAAATGGCCGTAGATATTGAAGCAACCAAATGGTTTGCCTACCGGGTAGCCTGGCTTGTGGACCAGGGAGCAAAGGTCATTAAAGAGGCTGCTGCCGTCAAACTGTTTGCTTCGGAAGCTTATGGCCGGGTGGTCGATAAAGCGGTACAGATTTTTGGCGGCATGGGTTATATGAAAGAGTTTCCCATTGAAAGATACTACCGGGATGCCCGGATTACCAGGATTTATGAAGGGACTTCGGAAATTCAGAAAAATATCATAGCTTCCCAGATTTTAAAGGAACTGGGTTAA
- a CDS encoding MoaD/ThiS family protein yields MIKVKVNYALIYDLPKEEIELAAGSIEELKEFLAARLKNPFSIAVNGQIATDNQLLKDGDEVFVFPFLSGG; encoded by the coding sequence ATGATTAAAGTTAAGGTAAATTATGCTTTAATTTATGACCTTCCCAAAGAAGAAATTGAACTTGCGGCAGGAAGTATTGAAGAGTTAAAGGAGTTTTTAGCAGCAAGACTTAAAAATCCCTTTAGTATTGCGGTTAACGGACAGATAGCAACTGACAACCAGCTGCTAAAAGATGGCGATGAAGTATTTGTCTTTCCCTTCTTAAGCGGTGGTTAA
- a CDS encoding thiolase domain-containing protein, with protein MRRVAIIGAGQTPYGDFPGLGVKELFAMAFKEMLESVDKGIDPREIQQAYIGSLSAGSGFQLGQLAPLLMGHVGLPNVPAVRVENACASGGFALYNAINAVASGQCDIALAAGVEKMRDVSSTKAKYWLGISGDTEFERLAGLTFAGIYAIIARRYMEEYGLTREQLAKVAVKNHYHGKMNPKAQFRQEITVETVLKGAPVADPFTVWDCSPTSDGAAVVLLCSEDRVKEFTDHPVFIIGYGIGSDYLALQDRDSITSFKATRQASARAYRMAGITPKEIDFAEVHDCFTIAEILAYGDLGFGEKGEVIRLLEEGETYLGGRLPVNVSGGLKSKGHPIGATGCGQAYEVFNQLRGRAKNPERQIKNAEVGLSHNVGGSGGTAAVFIYRREG; from the coding sequence ATGCGGCGGGTTGCCATCATTGGAGCCGGGCAAACCCCCTACGGCGATTTTCCCGGGCTGGGGGTTAAAGAGCTTTTTGCCATGGCCTTTAAAGAAATGCTCGAGAGCGTTGATAAAGGTATTGACCCCCGGGAAATTCAGCAGGCCTATATTGGCTCTTTAAGTGCCGGCAGTGGGTTTCAATTAGGACAGCTTGCTCCCTTATTAATGGGACATGTGGGTTTACCCAATGTTCCGGCGGTAAGGGTGGAAAATGCCTGTGCTTCGGGTGGATTTGCTTTATATAATGCGATTAATGCGGTTGCTTCCGGACAGTGCGATATAGCTCTTGCTGCCGGGGTTGAAAAAATGCGGGATGTTTCTTCGACCAAAGCCAAATACTGGCTTGGGATTTCCGGCGATACCGAGTTTGAAAGACTGGCAGGCTTAACTTTTGCCGGGATTTACGCTATAATTGCCCGGCGCTATATGGAGGAATACGGCCTTACCCGGGAGCAGCTGGCCAAAGTAGCGGTGAAAAACCACTATCACGGCAAAATGAATCCCAAGGCTCAGTTTCGCCAGGAAATAACGGTGGAAACGGTGTTAAAGGGAGCACCGGTAGCTGATCCCTTTACGGTGTGGGACTGCTCACCTACCAGTGACGGAGCAGCGGTTGTTTTACTTTGCAGTGAAGACCGGGTAAAAGAGTTTACCGACCATCCAGTCTTTATCATCGGCTATGGAATTGGGTCCGATTACCTGGCTTTGCAGGATCGAGACAGTATTACAAGTTTTAAAGCCACCCGGCAGGCAAGCGCCAGAGCTTACCGGATGGCCGGAATAACTCCAAAAGAAATTGATTTTGCGGAAGTGCATGACTGCTTTACTATTGCCGAAATTTTAGCTTACGGTGACCTTGGCTTTGGCGAAAAGGGAGAGGTGATTAGGCTATTGGAAGAAGGGGAGACCTACCTTGGTGGACGCCTTCCGGTAAATGTCAGCGGCGGACTTAAAAGTAAGGGCCATCCTATTGGAGCTACCGGCTGCGGTCAGGCTTACGAAGTGTTTAACCAGCTCCGGGGAAGGGCCAAAAATCCGGAGCGCCAGATAAAAAATGCCGAAGTAGGCTTATCCCACAATGTAGGCGGTTCCGGAGGAACGGCAGCGGTGTTTATTTACCGGAGGGAGGGGTAG
- a CDS encoding aldehyde ferredoxin oxidoreductase family protein: protein MLGYTGKIAYIDLSNRKVEIEPTPFKLAEKFIGGSGLAARLLYDYIKPEIDPLAPEAYVAVMAGPVTGTALPASSRYAVCGRSPLTGYWGEATSGGKFGAYLKRAGFDGLIITGKAPEMVYLEVKNGKVEIKTGSNLKGLDSYEMQEELKKVYGNTVSIAGIGVAGERLMPMAAVMNDHGRAAGRMGFGAVFGSKNLKAIVVDGQGEVPVAAKEELKELAKQLTAAYKKEMELFTQYGTLGYLDIGYYFGDTPVKYFTKGLFPIDKVNARKFREEYSIHPKACWGCPIACGRELNFKGRIVDGPEYETAVTYGPLVENFDMDTIVEANDIANRYGFDTISTGVSLAFLTYLKEENLLPENLKAEVPDFGDSKGILEALRLTGENSGIGQLIGKGVARVAEELGLSQDYAAAVRRLEIPMHEPRAFTGQALSYVTGPRGACHLRGSFFEVDLGIVKDPDFGVVPGPRFNLDGRVEAVVKFQSLRELDNCLVKCSFAFTPLKAVVGALSYTTGVAWTPEKVVEAANNSITIKRAISFNLGNSPADDRLPGHVKKPLTEGGAFGNVPEIEKYLPEFYQLRGWNSDGTISREFLARLLADD, encoded by the coding sequence ATGCTGGGTTACACGGGGAAAATAGCGTATATTGACTTATCAAACCGGAAAGTTGAGATAGAGCCTACGCCATTCAAGCTTGCCGAAAAATTTATCGGTGGCAGTGGCCTTGCAGCAAGGCTTCTTTATGATTACATTAAGCCGGAAATTGATCCCCTGGCTCCGGAAGCTTATGTGGCGGTGATGGCTGGCCCGGTTACGGGAACAGCTCTACCGGCTTCTTCTCGTTATGCGGTTTGCGGCCGTTCACCATTAACCGGGTACTGGGGTGAGGCTACCTCTGGCGGTAAATTTGGAGCTTATCTTAAAAGAGCTGGCTTTGATGGTTTAATTATTACCGGTAAAGCTCCGGAGATGGTATATCTTGAAGTCAAAAATGGCAAAGTAGAGATTAAAACCGGCAGCAACTTAAAAGGTCTTGATTCCTATGAAATGCAGGAAGAGCTCAAAAAAGTTTACGGCAATACTGTCAGCATTGCAGGCATTGGGGTAGCCGGCGAAAGGTTAATGCCGATGGCTGCGGTGATGAACGACCACGGTCGGGCTGCCGGAAGAATGGGTTTTGGAGCGGTTTTTGGCAGTAAAAACTTAAAAGCCATCGTAGTCGACGGACAGGGAGAAGTACCGGTTGCTGCTAAAGAAGAGCTGAAAGAATTGGCAAAGCAATTAACGGCTGCTTATAAAAAGGAAATGGAGCTCTTTACCCAGTACGGGACTTTAGGATATCTGGATATTGGCTATTATTTTGGCGATACTCCGGTGAAATATTTTACCAAAGGGTTATTTCCGATAGATAAGGTCAATGCCAGAAAGTTCAGAGAAGAATATTCAATTCATCCCAAAGCCTGCTGGGGTTGTCCAATTGCCTGTGGACGTGAACTTAATTTTAAAGGTAGAATTGTTGATGGGCCCGAATACGAAACAGCGGTAACTTACGGACCGCTTGTGGAAAACTTTGATATGGATACTATTGTTGAAGCCAATGATATTGCCAACCGTTATGGCTTTGACACTATTTCCACCGGTGTTAGCCTGGCCTTTTTAACGTACTTAAAAGAAGAGAATTTGCTCCCCGAAAACTTGAAGGCCGAAGTGCCTGATTTTGGAGATAGCAAGGGAATTCTTGAAGCGTTAAGACTAACCGGAGAAAACAGCGGCATTGGTCAACTGATAGGCAAGGGAGTAGCCAGAGTTGCCGAAGAGCTTGGCTTGTCTCAGGACTATGCTGCGGCTGTAAGAAGATTGGAGATACCCATGCATGAGCCGAGAGCCTTTACCGGTCAGGCGTTATCTTATGTAACCGGTCCCCGGGGAGCCTGTCATTTAAGAGGAAGCTTCTTTGAAGTTGACTTGGGGATTGTAAAGGATCCGGACTTTGGAGTAGTGCCGGGACCGAGGTTTAACCTTGATGGCCGGGTTGAAGCAGTAGTGAAATTCCAGAGCTTACGGGAACTTGATAACTGCCTTGTAAAATGCAGCTTTGCTTTTACACCATTAAAGGCTGTAGTGGGTGCTCTCTCTTATACTACCGGAGTTGCCTGGACGCCGGAAAAAGTGGTCGAAGCAGCAAACAATTCGATTACAATTAAGAGAGCTATTTCCTTTAATTTGGGAAACAGTCCGGCCGATGATAGGTTACCCGGTCATGTAAAAAAGCCTCTTACCGAAGGGGGAGCCTTTGGTAACGTTCCGGAGATTGAAAAATACTTGCCTGAATTTTATCAACTTCGGGGCTGGAATTCCGATGGCACCATATCCCGGGAATTTTTAGCGAGGTTACTGGCGGATGATTAA